The segment GATGGTGGCCAAGGGAGGGACGATCGTGGCGAACCGCTCCCTGATCGAGCGGGACCTCGCCCGGAGCGACGTCCGCGCCCATTTCGTCGACGTCCACTCCCTCGCGGAGGAGGCGGGGAGCTCACGCGCGATCAACATGGTCGCGCTCGGGGCCTATCTGAAGGCGACCGGGGTCGTCCCGCTCGAGGTCGTCAAACGGGCGATGGCGCGGATGCTCGAGGAGGGCGGGAAGGGGAGGTTCGTCCCGGCGAATGAGAAGGCGCTCGAGCTGGGGTACGAAGCTGTCTGAGCGAATCGTTTCGCGGGACGAGATCTTCTCCGGGCGGATCGTCCGCCTCGTCGTCGACCGGGTCGAGCTTCCGGACGGGAGCGAGGCGAGTCGCGAGCTCGTGCTCCATCCGGGCGCGGTGGCGATCCTCCCGATCCTCGATGACGGACGGATCATCCTCGTCCGCCAATACCGCCACGCCGTCGGGGCGGAGCTCCTCGAGGTCCCAGCCGGGAAGCTCGATGTCGAAGGGGAGTCACCGCAGGAGTGCGCGGCGCGCGAGCTGCGCGAGGAGACGGGTTACGTCGCCTCCGATTGGGAGGAGATCTGCACGTTCTACACATCGCCTGGATTCACGAACGAGCGGATCGTCCTGTTCCGCGCCACCGGGTTGCGGCGGGTCGGATCGCCCGCGCCCGGGGAGATCGCGGGGCTCGAGCTCGTCGCACCAGGGGACATTCCAAAGATGATCGCAACCGGTGAGCTCATCGACGGGAAGACGCTCATCGCCTTGAGTTGGCGGAACGGGGTGAATGGATGAACTCACGTTTCTTCCACTTCGGCGAGGACAACCGCGGTGGCTACCACTTCGATCCGTACGCACTCCCCGAAAACGTCCGTCTCCTCGGAAACGGCCAGCTCGGGGGGAAGGCACGCGGGCTTCTGTTCGTCATCGATCACCTCCGCCACGGCGGACGGCTCACCGATTACGATCCCCTCATCGGATTTCCTGACTCGTTCATCATCACCACCGACGTGTACGACGAGTTCATGGAGGAAAACCGGTTGGGAGAATCGGTCCTCGCCCGCTGCGCCGGGGAGATATCGACGGAGGAGCTACAGGCGCGGATCGTTGCCGCTCATTTCCCGGATGAGGCCCGGGCACGGCTGG is part of the Candidatus Bipolaricaulota bacterium genome and harbors:
- a CDS encoding NUDIX hydrolase — translated: MRRRSSWGTKLSERIVSRDEIFSGRIVRLVVDRVELPDGSEASRELVLHPGAVAILPILDDGRIILVRQYRHAVGAELLEVPAGKLDVEGESPQECAARELREETGYVASDWEEICTFYTSPGFTNERIVLFRATGLRRVGSPAPGEIAGLELVAPGDIPKMIATGELIDGKTLIALSWRNGVNG
- a CDS encoding 2-oxoacid:acceptor oxidoreductase family protein, whose product is MVAKGGTIVANRSLIERDLARSDVRAHFVDVHSLAEEAGSSRAINMVALGAYLKATGVVPLEVVKRAMARMLEEGGKGRFVPANEKALELGYEAV